In the genome of Caldisericia bacterium, one region contains:
- a CDS encoding HypC/HybG/HupF family hydrogenase formation chaperone translates to MCLGVPLKVIKILNQDKAIVSMGESFLEINTVFTPEIKEGDYVIVHAGFSISILSNEDTEEINSLLNELKNGKE, encoded by the coding sequence ATGTGTCTTGGAGTTCCTTTAAAGGTAATAAAAATTCTAAATCAAGATAAAGCAATTGTCTCAATGGGTGAATCATTTCTTGAAATAAATACGGTTTTTACACCAGAGATAAAAGAAGGAGATTATGTTATAGTACACGCTGGTTTTTCAATTTCAATACTTTCAAATGAAGATACAGAAGAGATAAATTCTCTTTTAAATGAATTAAAAAATGGAAAAGAATAA
- the hypD gene encoding hydrogenase formation protein HypD codes for MEKNKKEIILKISNLIKKISKKEINIMEFCGTHTHEIMKNGLKQLLPENINLLSGPGCPVCVTSQEDIDYIIKVSLEENFQIITFGDLVNVKGSEMSLNDLRIMGREVHIVYNPFEAINISMENKEKNYILIGIGFETTAPNLGYTIIKSKELGIKNLFYYSLNKLTPPAMKAILKMGEVKLNGIIGPGHVSTIIGKKGWMDVFQEYKIPFVISGFEPIDIIYGIYLLVNMIEKGDADVLNAYKRSVKEEGNKTAKEILNKVFKVENANWRGLGILEKSGLYLKDEFENFEIRNYFKYEIKSKKVLGCRCDEVIRGVIKPNECSLFKKVCNPQNPVGPCMVSSEGACSAYFLYGDN; via the coding sequence ATGGAAAAGAATAAAAAAGAAATTATCTTAAAAATCTCAAATTTAATTAAAAAAATCTCAAAAAAGGAAATTAATATAATGGAATTTTGCGGAACACATACTCATGAAATTATGAAAAATGGCTTAAAACAACTCTTGCCAGAAAATATTAATCTTCTCTCAGGACCAGGATGTCCTGTATGTGTTACATCTCAAGAAGATATTGATTATATAATAAAAGTTTCTCTTGAAGAAAATTTTCAAATTATTACTTTTGGAGATCTTGTAAATGTTAAGGGCAGTGAAATGAGTTTAAATGATTTAAGAATTATGGGAAGAGAAGTTCATATTGTTTATAATCCTTTTGAAGCTATTAATATTTCAATGGAAAATAAAGAAAAAAATTATATTTTGATTGGTATTGGTTTTGAAACAACTGCTCCAAATTTAGGATATACAATCATAAAATCTAAAGAATTAGGAATAAAAAATTTATTTTATTATTCTTTAAATAAATTAACTCCACCAGCAATGAAAGCTATATTAAAAATGGGAGAGGTTAAATTGAATGGAATAATTGGACCAGGTCATGTTTCAACAATTATTGGTAAAAAAGGTTGGATGGATGTTTTTCAAGAATACAAAATTCCTTTTGTTATTTCTGGTTTTGAACCAATTGATATTATTTATGGAATATATCTTCTTGTTAATATGATTGAAAAGGGTGATGCAGATGTTTTAAATGCTTATAAAAGAAGTGTAAAAGAAGAGGGAAATAAAACCGCAAAAGAAATTTTAAATAAAGTTTTTAAAGTAGAAAATGCAAATTGGAGAGGCTTAGGTATTCTTGAAAAAAGTGGTTTGTATCTAAAAGATGAATTTGAAAATTTTGAAATAAGAAATTACTTTAAATATGAGATTAAAAGTAAAAAAGTTTTAGGTTGCAGGTGTGATGAAGTTATTAGAGGAGTCATAAAACCAAATGAATGTTCATTATTTAAAAAGGTATGTAATCCACAAAATCCAGTAGGACCATGTATGGTTTCAAGTGAAGGTGCGTGTTCTGCATATTTTTTATATGGAGATAACTAA
- the hypE gene encoding hydrogenase expression/formation protein HypE, protein MSEKISIFHGSGGEGTKKLIDKILKELNNEILSELLDSAILNLKDKLAFTTDSYVISPPFFKGGDIGKLAIFGTVNDLSVVGAEPLFFSLSFIIEEGFELEEFEKIIKSIKEASEITKVKIVTGDTKVVEKGKGDKIFINTSGIGIIKNKRDLKERKIEKGDLILINGGIGEHGLAIMLERLGVKTGDEVKSDLAPLNSLVLPLLDNFTEIKFMRDPTRGGVATVLNEITKKYKFDIEIWEDSLPIKNWVKEASNILGIDPLYSANEGKVIMVVDKNKGEEILKFIKKHPLGKEANIIGEIKEEGERVYLKTEIGTKRILDTLKRDLLPRIC, encoded by the coding sequence ATGAGTGAAAAAATCTCTATTTTTCATGGAAGTGGTGGAGAGGGTACAAAAAAATTGATTGATAAAATTTTAAAGGAACTAAACAATGAAATTCTTTCAGAATTATTAGATTCAGCAATTTTAAATTTAAAAGACAAATTAGCATTTACAACAGACTCTTATGTTATTTCACCTCCATTTTTCAAAGGAGGAGATATTGGAAAACTTGCTATATTCGGAACTGTAAATGATTTATCAGTTGTTGGAGCAGAACCCCTATTTTTTAGTTTAAGTTTTATAATTGAAGAAGGTTTTGAATTAGAAGAGTTTGAAAAAATTATTAAATCAATAAAAGAAGCAAGCGAGATAACTAAAGTTAAAATTGTTACTGGTGATACAAAGGTAGTTGAAAAAGGTAAGGGGGATAAAATTTTTATTAATACTTCAGGAATTGGAATTATAAAAAACAAAAGAGATTTAAAGGAAAGAAAAATAGAAAAAGGAGATCTTATATTAATAAATGGTGGAATTGGAGAACATGGGCTTGCAATTATGCTTGAAAGGCTTGGTGTTAAAACAGGAGATGAAGTTAAATCTGATCTAGCACCACTAAATTCTTTAGTATTACCTTTACTTGATAATTTTACAGAAATAAAATTTATGAGAGACCCAACTAGAGGAGGAGTTGCGACAGTTTTAAATGAAATAACTAAAAAATATAAATTTGATATTGAAATTTGGGAAGATTCTTTGCCAATAAAAAATTGGGTAAAGGAAGCATCAAATATCCTTGGTATTGATCCTCTTTATTCAGCAAATGAAGGAAAAGTTATTATGGTTGTTGATAAAAATAAAGGTGAAGAAATTCTTAAATTTATAAAAAAACATCCTCTTGGAAAAGAAGCAAATATAATAGGTGAGATTAAGGAAGAAGGAGAAAGGGTTTATCTTAAAACAGAAATTGGAACAAAAAGAATTTTAGATACATTAAAGAGAGATTTACTCCCAAGAATCTGTTAA
- the hypA gene encoding hydrogenase nickel incorporation protein HypA — protein sequence MHEWALAEAVVESSLRLSKEKNIEKVNEIYIKVGELQNIDIEVFDYAFKELIKDTLLKNSKIIYETQEAILKCNNCRNEWKFMESFKNLSEDEKEAIHFIPETLHIYIKCPKCGSIDFEIINGRGVFLEDIK from the coding sequence ATGCATGAATGGGCCTTAGCAGAAGCAGTTGTTGAATCATCTTTAAGATTATCAAAAGAAAAAAATATTGAAAAAGTGAATGAAATTTACATTAAAGTTGGTGAACTTCAAAATATTGATATTGAAGTATTTGATTATGCATTTAAAGAGTTGATTAAAGATACACTTCTAAAGAATTCAAAAATAATTTATGAAACTCAAGAGGCTATTTTAAAATGTAACAATTGCAGAAATGAATGGAAATTTATGGAAAGCTTTAAAAACTTAAGCGAAGATGAAAAAGAAGCAATACACTTTATACCAGAAACACTTCATATTTACATAAAATGTCCGAAATGTGGAAGCATTGATTTTGAAATTATAAATGGAAGAGGAGTTTTTTTAGAGGATATAAAGTGA
- a CDS encoding Mrp/NBP35 family ATP-binding protein, with product MSIDPRVSYIEKKLDRIKRIWAVSSGKGGVGKSTIASILSLILKEKGFKVGLLDLDIYGPSTHVVLGVKNFELIEENGVLPQDINGLKYISILSFTRNKPLSLRGNELTDIFLELFTITNWGELDFLIIDMPPGIGDTTLDLLKFIKKCEYLIISNSSRISFETVIKLFEILKLSNAKILGLIENMKFSSDEFILKECEKRNINYIGSINFYFDLDYLYGNINAIINSDLSLFLYKILERILDQNF from the coding sequence GTGAGTATCGATCCTAGAGTCTCATATATAGAAAAAAAATTAGATAGAATAAAAAGAATTTGGGCTGTATCTAGTGGAAAAGGTGGTGTTGGTAAAAGTACAATTGCATCAATTCTTTCTCTAATTTTAAAAGAAAAAGGGTTTAAAGTTGGTTTGCTTGACCTTGATATATATGGTCCATCAACTCATGTTGTTTTAGGAGTAAAAAATTTTGAATTAATTGAAGAAAATGGAGTTCTTCCTCAAGATATAAATGGTTTAAAATATATATCAATCTTATCATTTACAAGGAATAAACCTTTATCTTTAAGAGGAAATGAACTAACTGATATTTTTCTCGAACTTTTTACAATTACAAATTGGGGAGAATTAGACTTTTTAATAATTGATATGCCACCAGGCATTGGAGATACAACTCTTGATTTATTAAAATTTATTAAAAAATGTGAATATTTAATAATTTCAAACAGCTCAAGAATTTCCTTTGAAACAGTTATTAAACTTTTTGAAATATTAAAACTTTCAAATGCAAAAATTTTAGGTTTAATTGAGAACATGAAATTTTCTTCAGACGAATTCATATTAAAGGAGTGCGAAAAAAGAAATATAAATTATATCGGTAGTATAAATTTTTATTTTGATTTAGATTATTTATACGGTAATATTAATGCTATAATTAATTCTGATTTATCTTTGTTTTTATATAAGATTTTAGAAAGGATTTTAGATCAAAACTTTTAA